TTTCCGAAACCGACGAGACGCTGCTGTCCGGCGTGAATGAAAATATCTATGAAGATCAGACTATCGGTGCGGAGCTGACAAAAAAGGATATCAACCGCGTGGCGTGGCGTTCGATGCTGCTGCAGGCGTCGTTCAACTACGAGCGTATGCAGGCTTCGGGCTGGCTGTATGGCCTGCTTCCGGCATTGAAAAAAATCCACACTAACAAACGCGATCTGGCTCGCGCCATGAAAGGCCACATGGGATTTTTCAACACCCATCCGTTCCTGGTGACCTTTGTGATCGGCATTATCCTGGCGATGGAACGTTCCAAGCAGGATGTGAACAGCATTCAAAGCACTAAAATTGCGGTAGGTGCACCGCTTGGGGGAATTGGCGATGCCATGTTCTGGCTAACGCTATTGCCCATCTGCGGCGGTATCGGTGCCAGCCTCGCGCTGCAAGGCTCAATTCTTGGCGCAGTCGTGTTTATTGTGATGTTTAACGTGGTACATCTGGGGCTGCGTTTTGGGCTGGCGCACTATGCTTATCGGATGGGTGTCGCCGCTATTCCACTGATCAAAGCCAACACCAAAAAGGTAGGCCATGCGGCGTCTATTGTCGGGATGACGGTCATTGGTGCGCTGGTCGCCACCTATGTGCGCCTGAACACGACGCTTGAGATCACGGCGGGCGATGCGGTGGTGAAACTGCAAACCGATGTTATCGACAAGCTG
Above is a window of Lelliottia jeotgali DNA encoding:
- a CDS encoding PTS system, N-acetylgalactosamine-specific IID component, coding for MASNQTTLPTVSETDETLLSGVNENIYEDQTIGAELTKKDINRVAWRSMLLQASFNYERMQASGWLYGLLPALKKIHTNKRDLARAMKGHMGFFNTHPFLVTFVIGIILAMERSKQDVNSIQSTKIAVGAPLGGIGDAMFWLTLLPICGGIGASLALQGSILGAVVFIVMFNVVHLGLRFGLAHYAYRMGVAAIPLIKANTKKVGHAASIVGMTVIGALVATYVRLNTTLEITAGDAVVKLQTDVIDKLMPAFLPLVYTLTMFWLVRRGWSPLRLIGITVVLGVVGKFCHFL